The window TTATACCACAGGTGAAAAGAGAGGCTCTTTCTCGAAAAAAAGAAGCATCCGAAAAAGAAAAGAAGCTACAACCAAAAATCAATACGAGTGAAAAAACGATACAGGAAAAGTCACTTCCATTGAAAGAGAGAAAGAATCCATCAAAAAATACTGCCAGTGCGTCTAATCGAACCGAAAGAATGAATCAATTATTAGACGCTAAAAAACGCAGAAACAAGTAAACTAAGAAGCATCCTACTGTGTGAGGGATGCTTCTTAGTTTTATTCACAAAAAAGATATGTCAAACAGTCTAAGTGATTACGATTTTCTACAGGAACCCCTACTGGTATATCAAACCACCACAAGAAAAAGATAGCAAACAAGATAGAGAGCGGATAGGCAATCAAGGGTTTCCTATAAAAAAGCCAAAGCATAGGAAACATGATAATATCAAATCCCACTGACCACCAGTAATTCCACCCATATTGATAATCAATCCGATTAAAATGAACATATAAAAACTCAATTCCAGCATACCACCCTATGTAAAATAAATAGTGAGAAATAATTTTGGATTTCCCAAGGTTTTTAGGATAATTTCCAACAAAGAGCAAGGCAGTTCCCGGAAAGACACTAAACGTATAAAGCACTTCAGTAAATGTACGATTACTAAAGGCATCGGCGTCTAGTCGCCATAAAAAATAATTAGCCGTAAGAAAATTATAGGCTAGATTTCCTAAAGCAAAATAGAGCATTACCGTATGGTATTTTTGCCAGTTCCTCCAGTCACCCCATAACCAAACGGAGAGGATGACAAAAAGGGAGACGATTAGGTGCATGCTTTCCACTCCAAGGCGTTTTTTACTATCAAAAATTTTAAATTTCGTCGGTTGATTGTATAAGTAAACTTTTGCTAACTAGTATGTCCTCCTATTTGTTTCCTATGAAAGAAATGCATAGAATAAAAAAGAGTGATTCTTCTTCCACAAGAAAATCACTCCATTTTATATTATTCTTACTAGCTTTGTTCCCACTTAAAAAACTTTGGTTGTCCAGTTCTCTCCATTCCATACATCTGTTACAATATCTTCGTAAAAGTCTGGTTCATGGGAAATCAGAAAAATACTACCTTTATATTCTTTTAGTGCTCTTTTCAATTCATTTTTGGCATCCACGTCCAAATGGTTGGTCGGCTCATCAAGGATGAGAAGATTCGTTTCGCGATTCATCAATTTACAGAGTCTTACCTTCGCTTTTTCTCCACCGCTGAGCACTTGAACCTTGCTTTCAATGTGCTTGGTTGTTAATCCACATTTGGCAAGTGCCGCACGAACTTCATATTGAGTAAAGTGAGGGAACTCATTCCAAACCTCATCTAAACATGTTTGATTTTGGTCGCCCTTTAGTTCCTGTTCAAAGTATCCTATATGGAGGTTTTCTCCAAGTAAAACCTGTCCTGATTTCGCAGGTATTTCTCCTAGGATACTTTTTAGCAAAGTTGTTTTTCCAATCCCATTGGCGCCTAATAGGGCTATTTTGTGACCACGTTCCATTTGAAGATTTAAAGGCATGGATAGAGGTTCATCATAGCCAATTGCTAAGTCTTTAGTTTCGAAAAGAAGCTTACTTGGTGATCGAGCCATTTTAAAATGGAATTCTGGTTTTGGCTTTTCACTAGCTAGCTCTATAACCTCCATTTTATCTAACTTTTTTTGACGAGACATAGCCATGTTTCTAGTGGAAACTCGAGCCTTATTTCTAGCAACAAAATCCTTTAGCTGAGAAATTTCCTGCTGCTGTTTTTTATAAGCAGCCTCTAATTGCTGTTTCTTCATCTCATAGACTTCTAAAAACTGGTCATAGTCTCCCGGATAACGGGTTAGTTCTTGATTTTCCATGTGATAGATTAGATTAATGACACTATTCAAAAATGGGATATCATGAGAAATTAAGATAAAGGCATTTTCATAATCCCGTAAATAGCGTTTGAGCCACTCGATGTGCTGAACATCTAAGTAGTTTGTAGGCTCATCCAAAAGAAGAATGTCAGGTTTCTCAAGCAAAAGCTTAGCAAGTAATACTTTGGTTCTTTGTCCACCACTAAGCTCGTGAACATCACGGTCCAAACCAATTTCATCCAAACCTAATCCTCTTGCTATTTCTTCAACTTTTGCATCAATAATATAAAAGTCTTGATTGGTCAGCTCATCCTGGATGCTTCCGGTTTCTTCCAGTAGTTTTTCTAATTCATCGGGTTCCACCTCTCCCATTTTTGCAAAGAGGTTGTTCATTTCTTCCTCCATATCAAACAAATATTGAAAGGCTGTTTTCAATACATCTCGAACGGACATCCCTTGTTGCAGAGAAGCATGTTGGTCCAAATATCCAACACGAACGCGCTTGGCCCACTCTACTTTCCCTTCGTCTGGTTGAAGCTTACCAGTTACAATATTCATAAAAGTAGACTTACCTTCCCCGTTGGCACCGACTAGACCTATATGTTCACCCTTTAGTAAACGAAAAGACACGTCATGAAAGATTGCCCGATCTCCGAAGCCGTGACTTAAATTTTTTACAGTCAAAATACTCATTTATAATAACTCCTTAGTGCTAGGCACAAATTATGGTAAATAACATAAGAAAGTGGTCAAAAAGTCACATTGCGAGACCTTGGCCACTTTTTCTATTATAAACACTCGAATGCATGGTGTCACTTAGTTTTTCCAACATGAACCGTCAGTAATACCCTCCCCTCAAATCTTAAGTAAAAATAAGAAGAGAAGATGGGGGATAAACTTCCTGAAAAAGTCTGATTGGTTCAAGGAACATTTAGGTCATACCCTTGGTAGTTAACAATCAGTAAGGGACGTCCACTAATTGAATTTTCACTTTAGCGAAAACAGAAAGCCATAAAAGGTAATGTCTATCTTCTACTCAGCGGCATCCTGGAGAATCCATTCTACTGCATGATAAAGGTCAGGAACATTCGCATCTGCTAGTGGGTCACTTTCCCCAAGGAAGATTCCCTTTGTTCCAGCCTTTTTGCCAGCTTGGATATCGGTGTCTGTGTCCCCTACCATATAGGATGCACGGAGATCAATGCCATTTTTTTCAGCCAAATCTTCTATCATTTTGCTATCAGGCTTTCTACAAGCGCACCCATCTGTTGGCTTATGTGGGCAGTAGGCGACATCATGAATCACAGCCCCTTGTTTAGTGAGCTCCTGAATCATATGATCATGTATCTTTTGTAGATTTTCTTCTTTTAGGTATCCTAACCCTACGCCACCTTGATTCGTTACAACAGCAATAAGATCAAAAATCCCTGAATCATTTAGCTTTTTTATGGCTTCAGGAACTTTGGGTAAAAAATAAAGCTGATTGGGTCGATTCACAAATTTTACCCTATCTGTAAGAACTTCGTTAATCACACCGTCACGGTCTAAAAATACAGCGCGTTTCAAGTGTATCACTCCTCGCATAAGCTGTTCATTAGATTTTCTAACTCTTATGGTGTACATTTTAACCAGAGGGTTGGTAATTTACCACAGAATAGCACAAAATATTAGAGTGCATAATAATTATAACAATATGAGGAGGATGTCATATGAATGAAAAAAATGTAACGGTATACACAACACCTACATGACCACACTGCACAACGCTTAAGCGATTCCTTTCGGAGGAAGGAATTTCATTTAAGGAAGTGGATTTGACTGTAGATGAAGTGGGAAGAAATGAAGTTGTGGAAGCAACTGGACAATTAGTTGTACCACAAACGAAGATTAATGGGAACTGGGTCATCGGTTTTGATCCTGAACAGATTTTACAATATGCAGGTAAGTAACATATGGGGGAGCTTCTTAGGAGGCTGCCCTTTTTTACAGCTTTTCTTTACAAGATAAGAAAGTATAAAATTTGTCTAGCTCCAGCGCCCTATCGACTAGAGTCGGTTCCCTCCTCTCCATCGATAAGTCAACATCGATTCACTTCGTGAACCGTGTTTCCTTTATCTCGTTCGATGAGGTCCACCGCCTTACGTCGATGATCGAGGGCGCTTGCGCTTTTCTTATACTATCAGAATTTCTAATTTAAGTCGGTTGATAGTATAAGTATAGCTAAGGCTTTCACCATTAGGACT of the Bacillaceae bacterium S4-13-56 genome contains:
- a CDS encoding CBO0543 family protein, whose amino-acid sequence is MHLIVSLFVILSVWLWGDWRNWQKYHTVMLYFALGNLAYNFLTANYFLWRLDADAFSNRTFTEVLYTFSVFPGTALLFVGNYPKNLGKSKIISHYLFYIGWYAGIEFLYVHFNRIDYQYGWNYWWSVGFDIIMFPMLWLFYRKPLIAYPLSILFAIFFLWWFDIPVGVPVENRNHLDCLTYLFCE
- a CDS encoding ABC-F family ATP-binding cassette domain-containing protein, whose protein sequence is MSILTVKNLSHGFGDRAIFHDVSFRLLKGEHIGLVGANGEGKSTFMNIVTGKLQPDEGKVEWAKRVRVGYLDQHASLQQGMSVRDVLKTAFQYLFDMEEEMNNLFAKMGEVEPDELEKLLEETGSIQDELTNQDFYIIDAKVEEIARGLGLDEIGLDRDVHELSGGQRTKVLLAKLLLEKPDILLLDEPTNYLDVQHIEWLKRYLRDYENAFILISHDIPFLNSVINLIYHMENQELTRYPGDYDQFLEVYEMKKQQLEAAYKKQQQEISQLKDFVARNKARVSTRNMAMSRQKKLDKMEVIELASEKPKPEFHFKMARSPSKLLFETKDLAIGYDEPLSMPLNLQMERGHKIALLGANGIGKTTLLKSILGEIPAKSGQVLLGENLHIGYFEQELKGDQNQTCLDEVWNEFPHFTQYEVRAALAKCGLTTKHIESKVQVLSGGEKAKVRLCKLMNRETNLLILDEPTNHLDVDAKNELKRALKEYKGSIFLISHEPDFYEDIVTDVWNGENWTTKVF
- a CDS encoding HAD family hydrolase, translating into MKRAVFLDRDGVINEVLTDRVKFVNRPNQLYFLPKVPEAIKKLNDSGIFDLIAVVTNQGGVGLGYLKEENLQKIHDHMIQELTKQGAVIHDVAYCPHKPTDGCACRKPDSKMIEDLAEKNGIDLRASYMVGDTDTDIQAGKKAGTKGIFLGESDPLADANVPDLYHAVEWILQDAAE